One Chiloscyllium punctatum isolate Juve2018m chromosome 19, sChiPun1.3, whole genome shotgun sequence genomic window carries:
- the vps37d gene encoding uncharacterized protein vps37d isoform X2, with the protein MAEDNLNLQPQLDDKKLHLARKYQELQEVTAVYEDKRTKLAAYLERYSPKTALEILQREAVKTEEESEEITDTFLAGKVSLESFLERFHRTRKVCHMRKTQVEKLQDLIKKDRKKNQQHVAHQRLEHRVASHNVAPRPQNGPTAHRLYQRSGFVPAIEVTSQAANPFSMPSPPPQSKNLPPLSSRERQPVVSRPNTPFTPQGLRSGLRMLGQLPIWTPRPFKLQQAHPVQKQPPYR; encoded by the exons ATGGCTGAAGACAATCTCAACTTGCAGCCTCAGTTAGACGACAAAAAGCTACATTTGGCAAGGAAATACCAAGAGTTGCAGGAAGTGACTGCAGTTTATGAGGATAAGCGGACAAAGCTAG CTGCCTACCTGGAAAGATACAGCCCGAAGACTGCCCTGGAGATCCTGCAGAGAGAGGCTGTCAAAACTGAAGAGGAATCTGAG GAAATCACCGACACATTCTTGGCTGGTAAAGTGTCATTGGAAAGCTTTCTGGAGAGGTTCCACAGGACAAGAAAAGTTTGCCACATGAGAAAGACGCAAGTGGAGAAGCTTCAGGACCTAATAAAAAAGGACAGGAAGAAGAATCAGCAACATGTGGCGCATCAGCGGCTGGAGCATCGCGTAGCTTCACATAATGTCGCCCCTCGTCCACAAAATGGACCTACTGCCCACAGGCTGTACCAGCGCTCCGGTTTTGTGCCTGCCATTGAGGTAACGTCCCAAGCTGCAAACCCATTCTCCATGCCTTCACCTCCTCCTCAGAGCAAGAACCTGCCTCCTCTCAGCTCACGGGAACGTCAGCCTGTGGTTTCACGCcccaacactccattcacacccCAGGGCTTGCGCTCAGGCCTGCGCATGCTGGGACAGTTACCCATCTGGACTCCAAGGCCATTTAAGCTTCAGCAAGCACACCCAGTGCAGAAGCAACCTCCCTACCGATAG